A genome region from Kiritimatiellia bacterium includes the following:
- the cas1c gene encoding type I-C CRISPR-associated endonuclease Cas1c, with protein sequence MKKLLNTLYVTTQGAYLCHEGESVLVNVEKETRLRLPIHALSGIVCFGQVACSQPLMGLCGERGVALTYLSERGQFLARVHGPVSGNVLLRREQYRRAENPGHAVQIARNMVIGKMMNCRTVLQRVLRDHGEKQDKETLEPVVRRLGRLTNEAEREENMEILRGLEGNAANEYFSVFNNMITAQKDYFSFQCRSRRPPLDAVNALLSFVYTLLVHDAVSALEGVGLDPQMGFLHALRPGRPSLALDLMEEFRSCLADRLVLSLINLRQIDAKGFQKTESGAVLMNDETRKTVLVSYQKRKQEDILHPFLEETVPFGLLLHIQALLLARHLRGDMDAYPPFIWR encoded by the coding sequence ATGAAAAAACTGCTCAATACGCTTTATGTTACCACCCAGGGCGCCTATTTATGCCACGAGGGCGAGTCGGTGCTGGTGAACGTGGAAAAAGAAACCCGCCTGCGCCTGCCAATTCACGCTTTGAGCGGAATTGTCTGCTTCGGCCAGGTGGCATGCAGTCAGCCGTTGATGGGGTTGTGCGGCGAAAGGGGCGTGGCCTTGACTTATCTCAGCGAGCGCGGACAGTTCCTTGCCCGGGTTCATGGGCCGGTGTCCGGTAATGTTCTCCTGCGGCGCGAGCAGTATCGCCGCGCGGAAAATCCCGGTCATGCCGTGCAAATCGCCAGAAACATGGTGATCGGAAAAATGATGAATTGCCGGACCGTTCTCCAGCGGGTTTTGCGCGACCACGGCGAAAAACAGGATAAGGAAACTCTGGAACCGGTTGTGCGCCGGCTCGGCCGCCTGACCAATGAAGCCGAACGCGAGGAAAATATGGAAATATTGCGCGGGCTTGAAGGAAATGCCGCCAATGAATATTTTTCAGTGTTCAACAACATGATAACCGCTCAAAAGGATTATTTCAGTTTCCAATGTCGTTCCCGGCGCCCTCCTCTGGATGCAGTCAATGCGTTGTTGTCGTTTGTTTACACCCTGTTGGTTCACGATGCGGTTTCGGCGTTGGAAGGCGTGGGGCTGGATCCGCAGATGGGCTTCCTGCATGCTTTGCGGCCGGGACGGCCGTCGCTTGCCCTGGATTTGATGGAAGAATTCCGGTCTTGCCTGGCGGATCGTCTGGTGCTTTCCCTGATTAACCTGCGCCAGATTGACGCAAAAGGATTTCAAAAAACGGAATCAGGCGCCGTGCTGATGAATGACGAAACACGCAAAACGGTTCTGGTGTCCTATCAGAAACGCAAGCAGGAAGATATTCTGCATCCGTTTCTGGAGGAAACCGTTCCCTTCGGCCTTCTTCTTCACATTCAGGCGTTATTGCTGGCCCGGCATCTGCGCGGCGACATGGACGCTTATCCGCCGTTTATATGGCGATGA
- the cas2 gene encoding CRISPR-associated endonuclease Cas2 — MMVLVSYDVSTIDRRGRNRLRKAAKACLDYGQRVQNSVFECNVDPTQWAILKQRLEELYNPEQDSLRFYYLGSNWRRRVEHLGTKKTPDLEKPLVV, encoded by the coding sequence ATGATGGTATTGGTCAGTTATGACGTCAGCACAATAGACCGGCGCGGCCGGAACCGTCTGCGCAAGGCCGCAAAAGCCTGCCTGGATTATGGCCAGAGAGTCCAGAATTCGGTTTTTGAATGTAACGTTGATCCGACCCAGTGGGCCATTCTTAAGCAAAGATTGGAAGAATTATATAACCCTGAACAGGACAGCTTGCGGTTTTATTATCTTGGATCAAATTGGCGGCGGCGAGTGGAACATCTTGGAACAAAAAAAACGCCTGACCTTGAAAAGCCGCTTGTGGTGTAA